The following are encoded in a window of Planctomycetaceae bacterium genomic DNA:
- a CDS encoding ribonucleotide-diphosphate reductase subunit beta produces MSTVIPDAEELLIGVDGRVKATEKRLINCAKVDVNQLMPIKYGWAWEHYLNGCANHWMPTEVPMNQDVEVWKSDRLTDDERLVIMRNLGFFSTAESLVGNNLVLAIFKFVTNAECRQYLLRQAFEEAVHTHTFLYIVESLGLNEGEIFNMYRENPTIAKKDAFEMELTAEVLDPDFSTDSPEGRQAFLKNLIGYYVIMEGIFFYSGFVMMLSFHRRNLMKGVGEQFQYILRDETIHLNFGVDLINGIKAENPDLWTPAFQQEMINRIRQAVELEIEYAQGCLPRGVLGLNAELFRDYVQHVADRRLERIGLPVQYGSSNPFPWMSETIDLSKEKNFFETRVTEYQSAGSLSWD; encoded by the coding sequence ATGTCCACAGTTATTCCCGATGCTGAAGAGCTGCTGATTGGCGTTGATGGTCGTGTCAAGGCGACTGAAAAACGTCTCATTAATTGTGCAAAGGTGGACGTCAATCAATTGATGCCCATTAAGTATGGCTGGGCATGGGAACATTATCTGAATGGTTGTGCGAATCACTGGATGCCGACCGAAGTTCCGATGAACCAGGACGTTGAAGTCTGGAAGTCGGACCGGCTGACAGACGACGAACGTCTTGTGATCATGCGCAACCTGGGATTTTTCTCAACGGCTGAATCGCTGGTAGGCAACAACCTCGTTCTTGCCATTTTCAAATTCGTGACGAACGCAGAGTGCCGTCAGTATCTTCTTCGACAGGCGTTTGAAGAAGCCGTTCACACGCATACGTTTCTTTACATCGTTGAAAGTCTCGGTCTGAATGAAGGCGAGATCTTCAATATGTATCGAGAGAATCCGACCATCGCAAAGAAGGATGCTTTCGAAATGGAACTGACGGCGGAAGTTCTGGATCCGGATTTCTCAACGGATTCGCCTGAAGGTCGTCAGGCGTTCCTGAAGAATCTGATTGGCTACTATGTCATCATGGAAGGAATCTTCTTCTACAGCGGATTCGTGATGATGTTGTCCTTCCATCGACGCAATCTGATGAAGGGTGTCGGTGAGCAGTTCCAGTACATTCTCCGTGACGAAACGATCCACCTGAATTTCGGCGTGGACCTGATCAATGGAATCAAGGCAGAGAATCCTGATCTGTGGACACCAGCGTTCCAGCAGGAAATGATCAATCGAATTCGTCAGGCAGTGGAACTGGAAATTGAATATGCCCAGGGCTGTCTTCCACGTGGTGTCCTTGGACTCAACGCCGAACTGTTCCGGGACTATGTACAGCATGTCGCCGACCGAAGACTGGAACGAATCGGCCTTCCGGTTCAGTATGGCTCATCAAATCCATTCCCATGGATGAGCGAAACCATCGACCTGTCAAAAGAGAAAAACTTCTTTGAGACTCGCGTTACTGAGTATCAAAGCGCTGGTTCTTTGAGCTGGGACTGA